From Xiphophorus couchianus chromosome 23, X_couchianus-1.0, whole genome shotgun sequence, one genomic window encodes:
- the LOC114139173 gene encoding solute carrier family 43 member 3-like isoform X2, whose protein sequence is MPEPQSKFSVRRCLTFATGLLECLCFAGAVFGWAALVFVLKEDRYFSFLCVNGTGVNGTQTLDCSAQDEQFSLIFTIASFMNNFLTLPNGFLFDRFGTTVTRLYGIFLYTMGTLMVAFSSSALAYLLFPALSFLAVGGILLLMTNMQVGNLFGSRRSTIITLYNGAFDSSSALFLIVKLLHEIGVSLRAAFLFLSACSVIHILRTFFLLPRNLIPYPLPDRYTYGVSCGKSVTASAEVAANGEALPAAEETPLTNNAPVKQEKTFRECLLSRFFLWHLLWLSVMQLRHYLFIGTLNPMLQRLTGGQPSLVSQYTNAFAITQLCGVLCAPWNGLIMDRHKGKPRAAGETEQEADLRASVLSLFLTALQCVLFSLCASTPYLPLQYLTFILQVLNRSFLYGGNAAFISVAFPSCHFGKLYGLVMALSAVFSLLQYPCFALVKGPLGGDPLYVNVGLTLLSVLAFIHPVFIYMHCRNLASERAKSKASS, encoded by the exons ATGCCGGAGCCGCAGAGCAAGTTTTCGGTGCGACGCTGCCTCACCTTTGCCACAGGCCTGCTGGAGTGTCTCTGTTTCGCTGGAGCTGTGTTTGGGTGGGCTGCCCTTGTTTTTGTCCTCAAAGAAGACCGTTACTTCAGCTTTCTGTGTGTTAACGGCACAGGCGTCAACGGCACGCAAACTCTGG ACTGCAGTGCACAGGATGAACAGTTCTCGCTCATTTTCACCATCGCCTCTTTTATGAATAACTTTCTGACGCTGCCCAATGGTTTCCTGTTTGATCGATTTGGTACCACAGTGACTCGACTCTATGGAAt ATTCCTTTACACCATGGGCACCTTGATGGTGGCTTTCTCCTCCTCAG CTCTGGCCTACCTGCTCTTTCCGGCTCTTTCTTTTCTGGCTGTTGGAGGCATCTTGCTTCTCATGACAAACATGCAG GTTGGAAACCTGTTTGGCTCCCGCCGTTCCACCATTATCACTCTCTACAACGGGGCATTTGATTCTTCCTCAGCGCTCTTCCTCATCGTCAAG ctgttgCATGAGATTGGTGTCTCTCTTCGTGCCGCCTTCCTCTTTCTGTCGGCCTGCAGCGTCATCCACATCCTCAGGACGTTCTTCCTGCTCCCCAGAAACCTTATTCCTTACCCGCTGCCGGATCGCTACACATATGG AGTCTCTTGTGGTAAATCGGTGACTGCGAGCGCAGAGGTGGCAGCAAATGGTGAGGCTCTTCCAGCAGCTGAAGAAACGCCTCTCACAAACAATGCTCCTGTCAAACAAG AGAAGACTTTCCGAGAGTGTTTGCTGTCCAGGTTCTTTTTGTGGCACCTGCTCTGGCTGTCGGTGATGCAGCTCAGGCACTACCTGTTCATCGGCACGCTCAACCCCATGCTGCAGCGGCTGACTGGAGGACAGCCCTCACTGG TGAGCCAGTACACCAACGCCTTTGCCATCACCCAGCTGTGTGGAGTGCTGTGCGCTCCCTGGAACGGCCTCATCATGGACCGACATAAAGGCAAACCGCGAGCTGCAG GAGAGACGGAGCAGGAAGCTGATCTGCGGGCGTCCGTGCTTTCTTTATTCCTGACGGCGCTGCAGTGCGTCTTGTTCTCTCTGTGTGCCTCCACCCCTTACCTCCCACTTCAGTACCTCACCTTCATCCTGCAGGTGCTGAACCGCTCCTTCCTCTACGGCGGCAACGCAGCCTTCATCAGCGTGGC GTTTCCATCTTGCCACTTTGGGAAGCTGTACGGTCTGGTCATGGCTCTGTCTGCAGTGTTTTCTCTGCTGCAGTATCCCTGCTTTGCTCTGGTGAAAGGACCTCTGGGTGGAGATCCTTTATAC GTGAACGTCGGCCTGACGCTGCTCAGCGTGTTAGCCTTCATACATCCCGTCTTCATCTACATGCATTGTCGAAATCTTGCCTCTGAGAGAGCAAAGAGCAAAGCCTCATCTTAA
- the LOC114139174 gene encoding solute carrier family 43 member 3-like isoform X1 → MQVLENKLSVRRCLTFVTGLVECLCFAGVVFGWASLVFVLKEDGYFSSLCFNTTGVNGTQILDCSAQDEQFSLIFTITSFINNFFTLPNGFLFDHFGTTVARLLAIFLYTTGSLMVALSSPALSFLLFLALPLLAIGGILFLITNMQIGNLFDSRRSTIINLYNGAFDSSSALFLIIKLLHESGVSLRTSFLFLSACSVVHILRTFFLLPRTFIPHPLPDRYAYGVSCGPLETMSSEVTANSCALTGAEDTPFTKDVPLKQEKTFRECLLSRFFVGHLLWLSVMQLRHFLFIGTLNPMLLRLTDGDSSLVSQYINAFAFTQLCAVLCAPWNGLIMDRHRGKPQAAGETVHEADLRASVLSLFLTALQCVLFSLCASIPSLPLQYLTFILQVLNRSFLYGGIAAFISVAFPSCHFGKLYGLGTSLAALFCLLQYPCFALVNGALGGDPLYVNISLTLLSLLPFVHPLSVYLHCRKLASLRDKRKTTAFSS, encoded by the exons ATGCAGGTGTTGGAGAACAAGTTGTCGGTGCGACGCTGCCTCACCTTCGTTACGGGCCTGGTGGAGTGTCTGTGCTTCGCCGGGGTCGTGTTCGGATGGgcttctcttgtttttgtcCTCAAGGAGGACGGCTACTTCAGCTCTCTGTGCTTTAACACAACAGGAGTCAATGGCACTCAGATATTAG ACTGCAGTGCACAAGATGAGCAGTTTTCACTTATTTTCACCATCACCTCTTTTATAAACAACTTTTTCACGCTGCCCAACGGCTTCCTTTTTGATCACTTTGGTACCACAGTGGCTCGACTCTTGGCAAT ATTTCTTTACACCACTGGCTCCCTGATGGTGGCGCTCTCTTCGCCGG CTCTGTCTTTCCTGCTCTTCCTAGCTCTCCCCCTTTTGGCTATCGGAGgcattttatttctgatcaCAAACATGCAG ATTGGAAACCTGTTTGACTCACGTCGCTCTACCATAATCAATCTTTATAATGGAGCTTTTGATTCTTCCTCAGCACTCTTCCTCATCATTAAG TTGTTACATGAGTCTGGCGTCTCTCTCCGCACttccttcctctttctgtcGGCCTGCAGCGTCGTCCACATCCTCAGGACGTTCTTCCTGCTGCCCAGAACCTTCATTCCTCACCCACTGCCTGATCGCTACGCGTACGG gGTTTCTTGTGGTCCACTAGAGACTATGAGCAGTGAGGTGACTGCAAACAGCTGTGCACTTACAGGAGCAGAGGACACACCGTTTACAAAGGACGTCCCTCTAAAACAAG AGAAGACTTTCCGAGAGTGTTTGCTGTCCAGGTTCTTTGTGGGCCACCTGCTCTGGCTGTCGGTGATGCAGCTCAGGCACTTCCTCTTCATCGGGACCCTCAACCCCATGCTGCTCAGGCTGACAGACGGAGATTCCTCTCTGG TGAGCCAGTACATCAACGCCTTTGCTTTCACCCAGCTGTGCGCTGTGCTGTGCGCTCCCTGGAACGGCCTCATCATGGACAGACACAGGGGAAAACCTCAGGCTGCCG GAGAGACGGTGCATGAGGCCGACCTGCGGGCGTCTGTGCTTTCTTTATTCCTGACTGCGCTGCAGTGCGTCTTGTTCTCTCTGTGTGCCTCCATCCCCTCCCTGCCGCTTCAGTACCTCACCTTCATCCTGCAGGTGCTGAACCGCTCCTTCCTCTACGGCGGCATCGCAGCCTTCATCAGCGTGGC GTTTCCATCGTGTCACTTCGGGAAGCTGTATGGTCTTGGTACGTCGCTGGCTGCGTTGTTTTGTCTGCTGCAGTATCCCTGCTTTGCTCTGGTGAACGGAGCTCTGGGTGGAGATCCTTTATAC GTGAACATTAGCCTGACGCTGCTCAGCTTGCTGCCCTTCGTACATCCCCTCTCTGTTTACCTCCACTGTCGAAAACTCGCCTCTCTGAGAGACAAGAGGAAAACCACAGCTTTCTCCTCTTGA
- the rtn4rl2b gene encoding reticulon-4 receptor-like 2b: protein METRRTVRSSRAHNFKSGLTLWLILWLVVVKPGGVSACPRLCVCYPTPMTVSCQSQNLTMVPAGVPYDSQRVFLQNNRITELRADSFGFETQVLWLYGNNITWIEAGAFSNLRILEELDLGDNPSLRHLEGGAFRGLEKLQSLHMHRCKLATLPHDIFHKLYSLQFLYLQENQLHSLQDDLFSDLVNLTHLFLHGNRIRALSENVFRGLVNLDRLLLHDNRIRQVNRRAFRDLGRLTILYLFNNSLAELPGQTMKDTQGIQFLRLNSNPWSCGCESRPLWEWFRKARISSSEVVCTSPSQRRGQDLRFLREMDFALCPMPDPGSMAGTTTTTFSTKTRWWFSKHKPASSSKASFQKSSESVKTLPFSPVKPQYPPKKPAETLPYKYELSADEAALPKLDPEEYWANYGNEDSSIRCVELDCAPSYDSAAFPSSSSSNITPSHLHFLSFFIVTLLLHFLLS, encoded by the exons ATGGAGACCCGTAGGACGGTGAGGAGCTCCAGAGCTCACAACTTCAAGA GTGGACTGACCCTTTGGTTGATTCTGTGGCTGGTGGTGGTGAAGCCGGGCGGGGTTTCTGCATGCCccaggctgtgtgtgtgttaccctACGCCCATGACGGTCAGCTGCCAGTCCCAGAACCTTACCATGGTTCCAGCTGGAGTACCCTACGACTCCCAACGAGTCTTCCTGCAGAACAACCGCATCACAGAGCTTCGCGCAGATTCCTTTGGCTTCGAGACACAG GTGCTTTGGCTGTATGGAAACAACATTACATGGATTGAGGCCGGAGCTTTCAGCAACCTCAGGatcctggaggagctggaccTGGGCGACAACCCTTCGCTGCGGCACCTGGAAGGTGGAGCATTCAGGGGGCTGGAGAAGTTGCAGAGCCTGCACATGCATCGCTGCAAGCTGGCCACTCTCCCCCATGATATCTTCCACAAGCTGTACAGCCTCCAGTTTCTCTACCTGCAG GAAAATCAACTCCACTCTCTGCAGGATGACCTCTTCTCAGATCTGGTCAACCTGACCCATCTATTCCTGCATGGGAACCGAATCCGTGCCCTCTCTGAGAATGTGTTCAGAGGCCTGGTCAACCTGGACCGCCTCCTTCTCCATGACAACCGCATCCGGCAGGTGAACCGTCGGGCTTTCCGCGATCTGGGTCGCCTGACGATCCTTTACCTTTTCAACAACTCTCTGGCCGAACTGCCAGGCCAGACCATGAAGGACACCCAGGGCATCCAGTTCCTGCGCCTCAACAGCAACCCCTGGTCCTGCGGCTGTGAGTCCCGTCCCCTCTGGGAGTGGTTCCGCAAAGCCCGCATCTCCTCCTCGGAAGTCGTGTGCACCTCCCCATCCCAGCGTCGTGGCCAGGACCTCCGATTCCTGCGTGAGATGGATTTCGCCCTCTGCCCCATGCCTGACCCCGGCTCCATGGCTGGAACCACAACCACCACCTTCAGCACCAAGACGCGCTGGTGGTTCTCCAAGCACAAGCCTGCATCTTCATCGAAGGCTTCGTTCCAGAAGAGCTCAGAGAGTGTGAAAACCTTACCCTTCTCCCCCGTAAAGCCTCAGTATCCCCCCAAGAAGCCCGCCGAAACCTTACCCTACAAGTACGAACTGTCCGCAGATGAGGCAGCTCTTCCCAAGCTGGATCCGGAAGAGTACTGGGCCAACTATGGAAACGAAGACTCCTCCATCCGCTGCGTCGAGCTGGACTGTGCTCCCAGCTATGACAGTGCAGCTTTcccttcatcctcctcttcaaACATCACTCCATCCCATCTCCACTTCCTCTCCTTCTTCATAGTAACACTCCTACTCCATTTCCTGTTAAGCTGA
- the LOC114139174 gene encoding solute carrier family 43 member 3-like isoform X2, producing the protein MQVLENKLSVRRCLTFVTGLVECLCFAGVVFGWASLVFVLKEDGYFSSLCFNTTGVNGTQILDCSAQDEQFSLIFTITSFINNFFTLPNGFLFDHFGTTVARLLAIFLYTTGSLMVALSSPALSFLLFLALPLLAIGGILFLITNMQIGNLFDSRRSTIINLYNGAFDSSSALFLIIKLLHESGVSLRTSFLFLSACSVVHILRTFFLLPRTFIPHPLPDRYAYGVSCGPLETMSSEVTANSCALTGAEDTPFTKDVPLKQEKTFRECLLSRFFVGHLLWLSVMQLRHFLFIGTLNPMLLRLTDGDSSLVSQYINAFAFTQLCAVLCAPWNGLIMDRHRGKPQAAGAEPLLPLRRHRSLHQRGVSIVSLREAVWSWYVAGCVVLSAAVSLLCSGERSSGWRSFIREH; encoded by the exons ATGCAGGTGTTGGAGAACAAGTTGTCGGTGCGACGCTGCCTCACCTTCGTTACGGGCCTGGTGGAGTGTCTGTGCTTCGCCGGGGTCGTGTTCGGATGGgcttctcttgtttttgtcCTCAAGGAGGACGGCTACTTCAGCTCTCTGTGCTTTAACACAACAGGAGTCAATGGCACTCAGATATTAG ACTGCAGTGCACAAGATGAGCAGTTTTCACTTATTTTCACCATCACCTCTTTTATAAACAACTTTTTCACGCTGCCCAACGGCTTCCTTTTTGATCACTTTGGTACCACAGTGGCTCGACTCTTGGCAAT ATTTCTTTACACCACTGGCTCCCTGATGGTGGCGCTCTCTTCGCCGG CTCTGTCTTTCCTGCTCTTCCTAGCTCTCCCCCTTTTGGCTATCGGAGgcattttatttctgatcaCAAACATGCAG ATTGGAAACCTGTTTGACTCACGTCGCTCTACCATAATCAATCTTTATAATGGAGCTTTTGATTCTTCCTCAGCACTCTTCCTCATCATTAAG TTGTTACATGAGTCTGGCGTCTCTCTCCGCACttccttcctctttctgtcGGCCTGCAGCGTCGTCCACATCCTCAGGACGTTCTTCCTGCTGCCCAGAACCTTCATTCCTCACCCACTGCCTGATCGCTACGCGTACGG gGTTTCTTGTGGTCCACTAGAGACTATGAGCAGTGAGGTGACTGCAAACAGCTGTGCACTTACAGGAGCAGAGGACACACCGTTTACAAAGGACGTCCCTCTAAAACAAG AGAAGACTTTCCGAGAGTGTTTGCTGTCCAGGTTCTTTGTGGGCCACCTGCTCTGGCTGTCGGTGATGCAGCTCAGGCACTTCCTCTTCATCGGGACCCTCAACCCCATGCTGCTCAGGCTGACAGACGGAGATTCCTCTCTGG TGAGCCAGTACATCAACGCCTTTGCTTTCACCCAGCTGTGCGCTGTGCTGTGCGCTCCCTGGAACGGCCTCATCATGGACAGACACAGGGGAAAACCTCAGGCTGCCG GTGCTGAACCGCTCCTTCCTCTACGGCGGCATCGCAGCCTTCATCAGCGTGGC GTTTCCATCGTGTCACTTCGGGAAGCTGTATGGTCTTGGTACGTCGCTGGCTGCGTTGTTTTGTCTGCTGCAGTATCCCTGCTTTGCTCTGGTGAACGGAGCTCTGGGTGGAGATCCTTTATAC GTGAACATTAG
- the LOC114139173 gene encoding solute carrier family 43 member 3-like isoform X3, whose protein sequence is MNNFLTLPNGFLFDRFGTTVTRLYGIFLYTMGTLMVAFSSSALAYLLFPALSFLAVGGILLLMTNMQVGNLFGSRRSTIITLYNGAFDSSSALFLIVKLLHEIGVSLRAAFLFLSACSVIHILRTFFLLPRNLIPYPLPDRYTYGVSCGKSVTASAEVAANGEALPAAEETPLTNNAPVKQEKTFRECLLSRFFLWHLLWLSVMQLRHYLFIGTLNPMLQRLTGGQPSLVSQYTNAFAITQLCGVLCAPWNGLIMDRHKGKPRAAGETEQEADLRASVLSLFLTALQCVLFSLCASTPYLPLQYLTFILQVLNRSFLYGGNAAFISVAFPSCHFGKLYGLVMALSAVFSLLQYPCFALVKGPLGGDPLYVNVGLTLLSVLAFIHPVFIYMHCRNLASERAKSKASS, encoded by the exons ATGAATAACTTTCTGACGCTGCCCAATGGTTTCCTGTTTGATCGATTTGGTACCACAGTGACTCGACTCTATGGAAt ATTCCTTTACACCATGGGCACCTTGATGGTGGCTTTCTCCTCCTCAG CTCTGGCCTACCTGCTCTTTCCGGCTCTTTCTTTTCTGGCTGTTGGAGGCATCTTGCTTCTCATGACAAACATGCAG GTTGGAAACCTGTTTGGCTCCCGCCGTTCCACCATTATCACTCTCTACAACGGGGCATTTGATTCTTCCTCAGCGCTCTTCCTCATCGTCAAG ctgttgCATGAGATTGGTGTCTCTCTTCGTGCCGCCTTCCTCTTTCTGTCGGCCTGCAGCGTCATCCACATCCTCAGGACGTTCTTCCTGCTCCCCAGAAACCTTATTCCTTACCCGCTGCCGGATCGCTACACATATGG AGTCTCTTGTGGTAAATCGGTGACTGCGAGCGCAGAGGTGGCAGCAAATGGTGAGGCTCTTCCAGCAGCTGAAGAAACGCCTCTCACAAACAATGCTCCTGTCAAACAAG AGAAGACTTTCCGAGAGTGTTTGCTGTCCAGGTTCTTTTTGTGGCACCTGCTCTGGCTGTCGGTGATGCAGCTCAGGCACTACCTGTTCATCGGCACGCTCAACCCCATGCTGCAGCGGCTGACTGGAGGACAGCCCTCACTGG TGAGCCAGTACACCAACGCCTTTGCCATCACCCAGCTGTGTGGAGTGCTGTGCGCTCCCTGGAACGGCCTCATCATGGACCGACATAAAGGCAAACCGCGAGCTGCAG GAGAGACGGAGCAGGAAGCTGATCTGCGGGCGTCCGTGCTTTCTTTATTCCTGACGGCGCTGCAGTGCGTCTTGTTCTCTCTGTGTGCCTCCACCCCTTACCTCCCACTTCAGTACCTCACCTTCATCCTGCAGGTGCTGAACCGCTCCTTCCTCTACGGCGGCAACGCAGCCTTCATCAGCGTGGC GTTTCCATCTTGCCACTTTGGGAAGCTGTACGGTCTGGTCATGGCTCTGTCTGCAGTGTTTTCTCTGCTGCAGTATCCCTGCTTTGCTCTGGTGAAAGGACCTCTGGGTGGAGATCCTTTATAC GTGAACGTCGGCCTGACGCTGCTCAGCGTGTTAGCCTTCATACATCCCGTCTTCATCTACATGCATTGTCGAAATCTTGCCTCTGAGAGAGCAAAGAGCAAAGCCTCATCTTAA
- the LOC114139173 gene encoding solute carrier family 43 member 3-like isoform X1, whose amino-acid sequence MPEPQSKFSVRRCLTFATGLLECLCFAGAVFGWAALVFVLKEDRYFSFLCVNGTGVNGTQTLDCSAQDEQFSLIFTIASFMNNFLTLPNGFLFDRFGTTVTRLYGIFLYTMGTLMVAFSSSALAYLLFPALSFLAVGGILLLMTNMQVGNLFGSRRSTIITLYNGAFDSSSALFLIVKLLHEIGVSLRAAFLFLSACSVIHILRTFFLLPRNLIPYPLPDRYTYGVSCGKSVTASAEVAANGEALPAAEETPLTNNAPVKQGPVFDKKHEDYYLHISFIWRRFISFCCFTAFNNFVSLFALSEKTFRECLLSRFFLWHLLWLSVMQLRHYLFIGTLNPMLQRLTGGQPSLVSQYTNAFAITQLCGVLCAPWNGLIMDRHKGKPRAAGETEQEADLRASVLSLFLTALQCVLFSLCASTPYLPLQYLTFILQVLNRSFLYGGNAAFISVAFPSCHFGKLYGLVMALSAVFSLLQYPCFALVKGPLGGDPLYVNVGLTLLSVLAFIHPVFIYMHCRNLASERAKSKASS is encoded by the exons ATGCCGGAGCCGCAGAGCAAGTTTTCGGTGCGACGCTGCCTCACCTTTGCCACAGGCCTGCTGGAGTGTCTCTGTTTCGCTGGAGCTGTGTTTGGGTGGGCTGCCCTTGTTTTTGTCCTCAAAGAAGACCGTTACTTCAGCTTTCTGTGTGTTAACGGCACAGGCGTCAACGGCACGCAAACTCTGG ACTGCAGTGCACAGGATGAACAGTTCTCGCTCATTTTCACCATCGCCTCTTTTATGAATAACTTTCTGACGCTGCCCAATGGTTTCCTGTTTGATCGATTTGGTACCACAGTGACTCGACTCTATGGAAt ATTCCTTTACACCATGGGCACCTTGATGGTGGCTTTCTCCTCCTCAG CTCTGGCCTACCTGCTCTTTCCGGCTCTTTCTTTTCTGGCTGTTGGAGGCATCTTGCTTCTCATGACAAACATGCAG GTTGGAAACCTGTTTGGCTCCCGCCGTTCCACCATTATCACTCTCTACAACGGGGCATTTGATTCTTCCTCAGCGCTCTTCCTCATCGTCAAG ctgttgCATGAGATTGGTGTCTCTCTTCGTGCCGCCTTCCTCTTTCTGTCGGCCTGCAGCGTCATCCACATCCTCAGGACGTTCTTCCTGCTCCCCAGAAACCTTATTCCTTACCCGCTGCCGGATCGCTACACATATGG AGTCTCTTGTGGTAAATCGGTGACTGCGAGCGCAGAGGTGGCAGCAAATGGTGAGGCTCTTCCAGCAGCTGAAGAAACGCCTCTCACAAACAATGCTCCTGTCAAACAAGGTCCAGTATTTGACAAAAAACACGAAGACTATTATTTACATATCTCTTTTATCTGGCgtagatttatttctttttgttgttttactgcaTTTAATAACTTTGTGTCTCTTTTTGCCCTTTCAGAGAAGACTTTCCGAGAGTGTTTGCTGTCCAGGTTCTTTTTGTGGCACCTGCTCTGGCTGTCGGTGATGCAGCTCAGGCACTACCTGTTCATCGGCACGCTCAACCCCATGCTGCAGCGGCTGACTGGAGGACAGCCCTCACTGG TGAGCCAGTACACCAACGCCTTTGCCATCACCCAGCTGTGTGGAGTGCTGTGCGCTCCCTGGAACGGCCTCATCATGGACCGACATAAAGGCAAACCGCGAGCTGCAG GAGAGACGGAGCAGGAAGCTGATCTGCGGGCGTCCGTGCTTTCTTTATTCCTGACGGCGCTGCAGTGCGTCTTGTTCTCTCTGTGTGCCTCCACCCCTTACCTCCCACTTCAGTACCTCACCTTCATCCTGCAGGTGCTGAACCGCTCCTTCCTCTACGGCGGCAACGCAGCCTTCATCAGCGTGGC GTTTCCATCTTGCCACTTTGGGAAGCTGTACGGTCTGGTCATGGCTCTGTCTGCAGTGTTTTCTCTGCTGCAGTATCCCTGCTTTGCTCTGGTGAAAGGACCTCTGGGTGGAGATCCTTTATAC GTGAACGTCGGCCTGACGCTGCTCAGCGTGTTAGCCTTCATACATCCCGTCTTCATCTACATGCATTGTCGAAATCTTGCCTCTGAGAGAGCAAAGAGCAAAGCCTCATCTTAA